From Watersipora subatra chromosome 8, tzWatSuba1.1, whole genome shotgun sequence, a single genomic window includes:
- the LOC137402504 gene encoding uncharacterized protein encodes MALEGRVSQGQRKRIHGHTGLVGVWKHLRTVEGHVCATFHEACRRLGLLEDDAQWREALEDAATVRSPAQLRKLFAIMLSTCQLFHPLQLWQEFKEHLAEDILFHERQLLQDQQLQFTDRMFNIALIFIEDQVLEVTNNNLSVYGLPRPVRVEQPVVCREILRETAYDREELRCHVETNEPLLLEEQRAAYNTVLEKIEQNTTLLPGGRTAHSALKLPLNLARTKSPVCNIKKNSGTARLLQRCVLIVWDECTMLHKLAFEALNLALKDLRENNRIFGGVTLLLSGDFRQTLPVIQRGTPADEINAFIKSSFLWPSVVQLHLTRNMRAAILCDETSAHFAARLLRIGQGRLPVSAKDGLVSLDGYGTFVDSTEQLQENVYPNLRQRFQDVDWLSERAILCPRMMQLLP; translated from the exons ATGGCGTTGGAGGGACGTGTTTCCCAGGGTcagagaaaacgcatccatggccatactggactggtaggagtctggaag CATTTGAGAACTGTTGAAGGTCATGTCTGTGCTACTTTCCATGAAGCATGCAGACGTTTGGGGCTATTGGAAGATGATGCACAGTGGAGGGAGGCCTTGGAAGATGCTGCAACTGTACGGTCACCTGCCCAACTGCGCAAGCTGTTTGCTATTATGTTGAGCACCTGCCAGCTTTTTCACCCTCTTCAGCTGTGGCAAGAGTTTAAGGAACATTTGGCTGAAGACATTCTGTTTCATGAGCGACAACTGCTTCAGGATCAACAACTGCAGTTCACAGATAGAATGTTTAATATTGCTCTTATATTTATCGAGGACCAAGTGCTTGAGGTCACAAACAACAACCTCTCAGTTTATGGACTTCCCAGGCCTGTTAGAGTGGagcaacctgttgtttgcagggaAATATTACGCGAAACAGCATATGACCGTGAAGAGCTCCGTTGCCATGTTGAAACCAATGAACCGCTGCTGCTGGAAGAGCAAAGAGCTGCATATAACACAGTTTTAGAGAAAATTGAACAAAACA CTACTTTACTCCCTGGTGGCCGCACTGCGCATTCAGCACTGAAACTGCCTCTTAATTTGGCCAGAACTAAGAGTCCTGTGTGCAATATCAAAAAGAACAGCGGAACTGCCCGACTTCTGCAACGATGCGTTCTTATTGTGTGGGATGAGTGCACAATGTTGCACAAGCTCGCATTTGAAGCTCTAAACCTTGCCCTAAAGGACTTGCGTGAAAATAATAGAATTTTCGGTGGGGTAACTCTTTTACTTTCTGGAGATTTTCGCCAAACATTGCCTGTCATACAAAGAGGCACACCTGCTGATGAGATAAATGCATTTATCAAATCATCATTTTTGTGGCCGTCTGTTGTGCAGCTGCATTTGACACGAAACATGCGTGCCGCTATTCTTTGTGATGAAACAAGTGCACATTTTGCTGCTCGACTGCTGCGTATTGGTCAAGGGCGTTTGCCAGTCAGTGCTAAAGATGGTTTGGTGTCTCTTGATGGCTACGGCACTTTTGTGGATTCAACTGAGCAACTTCAAGAGAACGTTTACCCTAATCTGCGACAGAGGTTCCAAGATGTTGATTGGTTATCTGAGCGAGCTATTCTTTGCCCCAGAATGATGCAGCTGCTGCCATAA